The genomic DNA GATGATAGAAATATCTGAAAAAGATTTATTGAAAAAATTTTCTAATAATTCTCAGGATCCTATTTTTTTAAGAGCATTAGAAAATGCAGATAAAGAAAAAAAGAAAAACCAAAATATTAATTACTTTTCTTATTTTTTAAATTTTTTTCATAGGGAAAAGAAAATAATGAAAAGTCATTCTTCCTTCACTGATTTATTTTCAAAAAAATTTTATTTAAATGAAATAAACTCTGATCGTTCTGATAAAGAAACAGAAAAAATTATCAGAAATAAAATAGAATCTTCTATTGATAATACATCTAACATTCTTAGATACAGAATAAATCAATTGGGAGACGTTCAACCTAATATACAAAGAATAAAAAAAACTAATAGAATTTTAATAGAATTATCCGGAATAAAAGATATAAATAGAATAAAAAACATTTTACAAAGAAAAGCTGAATTACAATTTTTTGAAATTGTTAATTTAAAGGAGATTTTTCCATTTTTTGAAAAAATCAATAATTTTTATTCTATAAAAAAAAACAATAAAGAAAAATCTTTTATAGAAAAATTAAATATTAAAAATATAGAATTGGATAACATTATAGTAGGATTAGTTAAAAGAGAGGACAAAAACAATGTTACAAATTTTTTAAATTCTACAGAATTTATAGATTTATTACCATATAATCTAAAAAATATAAAATTTTTATGGGGATATAAAGAATATATAAAGGATAAAAATAAATATGCACAATTGTTTGCTGTTAAAAATAATGAAAGTGAAGATTATTCTATAAAAGAAAATATGATTGTTAATGCTTATAAATCTTTTGGTCCATTTAATGAAATTTTTGTAAATATTCAAATGGATCGAGAAGGAGCTAAAAATTGGAGTCTTTTTACTGAAAAAAACCTTGAAAAGGGTATAGCGATAGTTCTTGATCACTTAGTTTATACTGCTCCAATTGTAAAATCTGTGATAAAGAATGGTATATCACAAATATCTGGAAATTTTTCTTTACAAGAATCAAATGATTTGATCAATATATTAAATGGAGGAAAATTACCTACTTCGATAAAAATAATTCAGTCAGAGATGATTGGTCCTTCTTTAGGAAAAGATACAATCAAAAAAGGAATGATATCCTTCATTATTTCTATATTTTTCATATTCATTTGTATGTTTTATTATTATTCAATTCCGGGAATATATGCTAATATATCGTTAATTTTTAATTTGATATTCATATTTGGAATACTTATTTCCATTAATTCTGTATTAACATTTTCTGGAATAGCAGGTATTATACTAACTTTAGCTATGTCTATGGACGCTTGTATTCTTATTTATGAAAAAATTAAAGAAGATTTAAAAAATGGATTTTCTATTCGTCAAGCAATACATAATAGCTATCAATTTAAAGGATCTTTATCTTCTATTATAGATAGTCAAGTAACTACTTTATTGTGTGGTTTAATCCTATTTTTTTTTGGAATAGGTCCTATTAAAAGTTTTTCCATTTCTTTAATTATAGGAATATTTACTTCTTTTTTTTCTTCTGTATGTTTATGCAAATCTTTCTTAGAAAATCATTTAAATTATAAAAAAATTTTTTTTAGAGTTTCCAATTATAAAAAAAAATTTTTTTTTCAATGGGATTTTTTATCCAAAAGAAAATTTTTTTATACCATTTCTATGGTTAGTATTCTATTCAGTTTAACATCTATTTATTATCAAGGATTAAATTTTGGAATAGATTTTGTAGGTGGATGTTCTTATGTTATTCGTTTTGATCGTGAAGTTTCTCCAAATGAGATATCTTCTATTTTATCCAAAAAATTTTCAGAAAAAGAAAAAAGTATTTTATCTATAAAAGTTTTCTCTTTTGGAGATAAAAATCAGCTAAAAATAATAACAAAATCTAGAATAGAAAATGAAGATAGAAAGGTAGATCAAGAAATCCTAAAAAAAATATTTTTTTCATTAAAACCATATTTTTTTACTTCCATAGATTTTCGTCATTTTCAAAATAACGAAAAAAATAAATCTATAGGATTACTTTTTTACGAAAAAGTAGATCCTATAATCTCTGATAAAATAATTAAAAATTCTTTTTTTTCAATAATCCTATCCTTATTAGGAATTTTTATTTACCTACTTATCAGATTTAAAAAATGGGAATTTAGTTTTAGTGCTATTATTTCTCTTCTTCACGATACAATAATTATATTTGGTTTATTTTCATTTTTTCATAAAAGGTTTCCTCTTTTTTTTGAAGTAAATCAAACGTTTATTGCTGCTATATTAACTATTATAGGTTATTCAATTAATGATACAGTTGTTTTATACGATAAAATTAGGAATTATCAATATAATATGGGATCCAGTTTTTCAATGAAAGAAATTATAAATAATGGAATTAATAATTCTTTAACAAGAACAATGAAAACTTCATTTATCACAATATTAGTGATAACTATTATTTTTTTATTTGGAGGTCAGACTCTTCATAGTTTTATGTTAGCTTTGTTTTTCGGAGTAATGATTGGAACCTATTCTTCTATATTTATAGCTTCATCTAT from Blattabacterium cuenoti includes the following:
- the secD gene encoding protein translocase subunit SecD, producing the protein MRIINFFTIFIAFFLTIICLYYISFSLNISNVEFFRKKKNYSKERYKYEKVRNNKTLNLGLDLKGGISMMIEISEKDLLKKFSNNSQDPIFLRALENADKEKKKNQNINYFSYFLNFFHREKKIMKSHSSFTDLFSKKFYLNEINSDRSDKETEKIIRNKIESSIDNTSNILRYRINQLGDVQPNIQRIKKTNRILIELSGIKDINRIKNILQRKAELQFFEIVNLKEIFPFFEKINNFYSIKKNNKEKSFIEKLNIKNIELDNIIVGLVKREDKNNVTNFLNSTEFIDLLPYNLKNIKFLWGYKEYIKDKNKYAQLFAVKNNESEDYSIKENMIVNAYKSFGPFNEIFVNIQMDREGAKNWSLFTEKNLEKGIAIVLDHLVYTAPIVKSVIKNGISQISGNFSLQESNDLINILNGGKLPTSIKIIQSEMIGPSLGKDTIKKGMISFIISIFFIFICMFYYYSIPGIYANISLIFNLIFIFGILISINSVLTFSGIAGIILTLAMSMDACILIYEKIKEDLKNGFSIRQAIHNSYQFKGSLSSIIDSQVTTLLCGLILFFFGIGPIKSFSISLIIGIFTSFFSSVCLCKSFLENHLNYKKIFFRVSNYKKKFFFQWDFLSKRKFFYTISMVSILFSLTSIYYQGLNFGIDFVGGCSYVIRFDREVSPNEISSILSKKFSEKEKSILSIKVFSFGDKNQLKIITKSRIENEDRKVDQEILKKIFFSLKPYFFTSIDFRHFQNNEKNKSIGLLFYEKVDPIISDKIIKNSFFSIILSLLGIFIYLLIRFKKWEFSFSAIISLLHDTIIIFGLFSFFHKRFPLFFEVNQTFIAAILTIIGYSINDTVVLYDKIRNYQYNMGSSFSMKEIINNGINNSLTRTMKTSFITILVITIIFLFGGQTLHSFMLALFFGVMIGTYSSIFIASSIIYDFSKK